The Bacteroidia bacterium genome segment ATGACAATGGAGAAAGGGGCTATGCAAATAGGTGAGAAGCGCGCCTTGGTTATTAGCCTTACAGAGCAGGGGGCAGTGGCAGATGAGCTCATGCTAAAAGGAGGCGTAGCTTCTTACTTTTCTTCCCCCCTGGGAGAAGAGCTCTGTATTCCCCATATCGTCTCAACGAGCTTTCGGATAGAAGATAGAGACAAAGAGCTAAAGGCCCTGGATTTGGATAAGAAACTAAATGCCAGTCTTGATTTTTTATCTGCTCAGGATCATGAGATACGCTCAGCGGAGATAGAGGCATTTACCGCTGAAGTGAGAATAAATAGCGAGCAGCTAGTGTCTGCACATGTATCGCTACTTCTTTGGAGCGAAAGAGAGGATAGCTTAGGGGCCTATGCAGATGAGGCCCTGGCAGCTATAAGAAAAATGTCAGGAGCCAGGGGATGGGTCGAGAGCTATGATACAGCAAATCTCTTTTTTGCAGCAGCTCCTGGAAATAGCTATCAGGGATATAGGGGGCTATTGATGCGGGCTGAAAATGCGCTTTGCTACCTGGACCTTAGCGGGAGTTATAAAAAGGGCAAAGAGGGCATCAGGCTTCTTGACCGTTATAGAAATCCCTTACGGGTAGAGCTTTATAATACAGCGCTAAATAATCAAAATGCTTTGGTGATTGGCCCCTCGGGTTCGGGTAAGTCTTTTACGGTGGGCTCTTTTATTATTCAAAGGCATGAAAAGGGGCACCGGCAAATCATCATAGATAATGGAGGCAGTTATAAAAATGCCCTGACGGCTTTGGATGGGAAGTATTATGAATACGAGCCGGAGCATCCTTTGTCTTTTAATCCCTTTTTACTTCCGAAAAATAAAGCAGGGAAAAGATACCTCTCGGGAGATAAACTCACTTTTTTAATCTCACTTTTGGCCACTCTTTGGAAGGGAGGAGCTAAACTGAGTCAGGCCGAACGCTCGATTCTTTCTTTGCTGATTCCCAAATTTTATACCGAGGCAGAAGAGAGAATCTTGAAGATCTCTGATTTTTATAGCTGGCTGGAAGGCTTTATAGATGGGGGAGGGGAGGAGCTAGAAAAAATGAAGTCCAGCTTTGACTTTGCTTCCTTTCTTATCACCCTTCAACCCTTTGTAAGGGGGGAGTATAAGGAGGTGCTAAACGCAGAAACGGATATAGATATCTCTCAGTTTCCGCTTATCTGTTTTGATATGGCGAGGGTCAAAAGCAATCTGCTGTTGTATCCCATCATCGCTTTACTTATCACCGAGCTTGCCCTGGATCAGATACGGGCCTACCCTAATCAGCGCAAGTACATCTACATGGATGAAGCCTGGTCCATGCTGGCCGATTCAATGGGAGAATTTGTGGAGAATATGTATCGCACCGTTCGGAAGAATAAGGGTTCGATGTGCATCATTACCCAGGGCATTGCAGAGATCACTGCTTCGGCTGTGGGCCCGGCGATACTAGCTAATGCAGATACCCAAATCATTCTCAATCATACTGACAGCACCCAGGTAGAAAAGCTTTCGCATCTGCTGGGCTTTAGTCCGCATGAGCGGGATAAGATTCATTCTGTGAGGGTGATGAAAGACTTTCGGGAGCTGTTTATCAAGCAAGGAGATTATGGCAAGGTCTACCTGCTGGAGGTTTCTCCCCATGAAATGGCGGTGCTTTCCTCCAAGCCGGATGAGCGAAATGAATTAAGCCGGCTAATTAAAGAACGGGCAGCGGTCAGCCATGCATTGGATCAGTTTGTGGAAGAGAAATCTAAAAACTTTAAACAAAAGTCTTAAGCATGGGGAATATTAGCGGTATACACGCTCAGTTTGTAACGATAGGCTACGGAATCTCAGGCTCGGTGCTTTATGCAGCTAAGCTCAGCTTGCCTGTATTTCTAATTGCCATGCTGGCCTATAGCTATGTAAAGTCAGTGATAGAGCATAGGGATTTTCAGATTGACTATAGACCGCTCATCAGAACCTTGATTTTGATGTTTGTAGTCAACTTCTATGGGGAAATCATCTCGATGAGCTGCCTGTTGATAAGCGGACTCATTAATACTGTTCCCAGAAAGCCTGAGATCGGAGATGCGATATTGCAAATGGCAGAGGCAACGATGTCCTCTTCCAGCGACGCAGATCCCAGCGATGATTGGTGGGATCCTATTGTTACAGGATTTGAGTCTATCTTGAGTCTTAGGGCCTGGATACTATCTGCCCTGCAGGAAGGGATGCTATTCATTGTGCGGGCCGGGATTAGCCTTATCCGTTCCATGCTCTTGGTCTTTCTATATATAGTGGGGCCTATTGCGATTGCGCTTTCTGCCTTGCCGGGATTTAAGGCCTCTGGGCTTAGCTGGCTAAAGGGCTTTGTTGGGGTGCAGTTTTGGGAGCTGAGCTTACGGATTTTAGATCAGCTGGTATTTCAGTATAACCTAAACGGATTGCAAAACTTTTCTGCTGATATGCAGGATGCCGGTTATGGGCTGGCCTTTAACCTGGTTGCGCTTTTTATGTACCTGATCGTTCCCTCCATCACGAACTACTTTATCCATACAGGAGCAGCCGGAGGCTTTATGGCAAGGATTGCCCAAATCGGGGGAGCTATGCTGGTAATGGCCCGTATGGGAGCAGGCCCGGGAGCAGCAAGGAGGACTATAGAAGAAAGCTCGAAAGGATCGACTTTAGCCAGGGGGACCTCCATGCTAAGTGCTAGTACTTCTCCTACATCAAGCCCCTATCAAAGGCAAATTCCCAGACCGCCTAGCTTGAGCTATAATAGCTCCCATCCAAGGGTCAGCTATAAACTTTCCGATTCCTCTTTTTCAGATACTAAAAGCTAACGCTAAGAAATGAAAGCCTTACTAGACCAACATCAACGATACAAAGAGCTTAGGCTCATTGCCCTTGTGAGTTTGGGCATGCTGATACTTTCCAACCTCGGCTGGGCGCTTTTGCATATCCAGCAGCTATCAGCTGCCGGTGAAGGAAAGGTATATGTGGTAAGTTCTCGGGGGAGTTTTCCCGCCCGGCTTCAGCAGGAGGGAGAGACCACGATCTATGAAGCCCGAAACCATGTCGAGGCATTTATGCGGCTGATGTTTTCCCATGATGAGCTTAGCTATGGGGATCATATAGAAGCGGCTTTTCACCTGATTGAAAAAAAAGAAGGGGCTGCGATTTTTGAGGATTTCCAAAAAGGACAGGTGCATGATAACTACATCAAATACGGCTCCCGCTCAGAGCTAGAGATAGACTCCATCGCCCTGGATATGCAAGAGGAGCCTTACCGGGGAGCTGTTTATGGAAGGCAATACGTGATCTATGGAAAGGAGAGAAAGGCTTTGCCTATAGGAGCCAGCTTTCGCCTGACAAAACGGCCCAGGAATGAGAAGAATCCGCACGGGCTCCTGATTCAGGATTGGAAGTTTGTGCTTTATGAAAATCAATTTTTAGGTGAAAAGGAATAGGAAAATTAGCCATGAAGAAAAGTAGAAGCTTTACAGCTGAGCTAAAAATGATTGTACTTTGGATGCTATTAAGTCTGGGACCCTTTGCAGGAAGGGCCCAGCTTAATCTTAGCCCGCATCAGCTGGATACAATTTTTGTATCGGAGGCAGGAACTACGGTTATGATCTTTCCCCAGCCCTTGAGTTTGGTGGATTTGGGCAGTAATCATTTCCAGGCTTCCACCCATGAGAAAGTGCTTTTGCTAAAAGCAAGGCCTGATAGCTACGGGATATTGCCCACTACGCTTTTTGTCCGCTACGGCTCCGAAGGCTATTTCCAGGGCTTTTTAGCCTATGCTCCCAAGCCCCAAGAGCCCTTTTTTGATTGGCGGGCCATGGAGTTTTTTAGCCCGAAAAAGAAAGAGCCGGATCATCCGCTAGGAAATGCTTTTCAAAAGGAAGATAAAGTCAGCAAAGCTCCTGGACAAAAGGTGGAAGCTTTGGGGGAGCTAGATAAGGCAGAAATCACTTATTTCCAGGCAAGGATAGATAGCTTAAAAAAGCTGGGAAGAGAGCAGCTTTCTCCCAGGCAAAAAAGAGACGGGCTGGAGCTTAATCTGCAGGCTGTAAGGAATGATAGTTTATATACCTACCTAAGGCTGGGGCTAGTAAACCACTCTTCTTTGCCCTTTCGGATAAAAAAGCTGGAGCTAAGTCTAAGAGAGCCGGTAAGGGGAAAGTCTTTGCAGGACATCCAAGGGATGATTGCGCTTGCTTATAAAGAAGAGCCCCTTGTTTTAGAGCCTTATGGAGAAGAAGAGATCTACCTGATCTTTCCCCACAGCCCCAGCAGAAAAAAAGCCAGGCTTCAAGTCTTACTACAAGAGCGAAAAGGCAATAGGTCTCTGGAACTTGCCATTCCCTATACCCTCATCCTTAAAGCCCCCATACTCGATGAATAAGCTCAGACGTAAACACCTCCTTATTGGAGCAGGGGATTTGAAAGCAGATAAAGGGGGAGATGCCCGGGAGCTTAGTAGCCGAAAAAAAAGGCGGCTAAGGCTTTATGCATACGTAGGCGCGGGGCTTTTGCTTCTTATCCTGGCTGCTTTGTCGATAGGCTATCTGAAATATATACAAAGCAGCAGAGCGGCTAAAACGCCCATTGTCATGAATCCTGTTTCATCGGAGGATCCCGCCAAGATCAAGGTCCCTACTAAAAAAGAGCAGTATTTGCAGGAGATTCGAAATAGAAAGAGGAATGAGAAAAAGGAAGCCCTGGAGGCGGATCGCCTGGAGAGGATTTCTATGTCCTGGGAGAAGATTTATGGAGCTAAAGAAAAAGAGGGAGAAGCTATTGCTGTTTTACAGGAAAGGGAAGATGTGTGGGAGAAAAGAGAGCTTGAAAATAGAAGAGCTCTAGGCTCCAGAAGGAAGAAAAGTGGGGAGAACAGGGCCTCCCCTCATTACGCTGTTAAGGAAAAGGAATTTTATTCTAAGGGAGATTATGTCCCTAAAACCAAATCGAATCCGAAAAGTCATAATGATGTTAGGGTACAGCAAAAAAACGAAATTCTGGCAAAAAGGTTTAGTAGCGAGCAAAATGGGGAGATCATTTTTAATACCCTTAGCCGCGGCAAGCTTAAGCAAGATGAAATCCCCATTGCCAGGGTCAGGGGATATATAGCCGGAGATCAAAAAATACGAGCCGGGCAGTATATAAAACTTCGCCTGGCTGAGGATCTCTTGCTAGCCAGCGGCGAAGTGCTTCCGGCAGCTAGTCAGCTAATGGGCCTTTGCGCTTTTGGCAATAGTAGGGTAAAGGCAGAAGTTCAGGCGGTTTACCTAAAAGGAGAGCTGCTTCCCATCCGCCTGAAGGTCTTTGATCAGGACCTCATCGAAGGCATAGCCTATCATGATCCTCGCATCA includes the following:
- a CDS encoding TraM recognition domain-containing protein — its product is MRRKQRSLERLIPVQEISDEKLLLKDGRVAIGFRLDLAEKEQKTGAEIRAEKLALMAGLKNLPPGSTLQKLDIYYHQAFEDKGRGQGYFERKAHQHFYHRLILSHESYLFFSLGKEDQPAANPVNSFFSFGRALGKDPFSGLKERAQKVEKTGAELEGLFSRQGLEIKRLGDQELDQLYKAFFNLDFIHQPQGYERSMTMEKGAMQIGEKRALVISLTEQGAVADELMLKGGVASYFSSPLGEELCIPHIVSTSFRIEDRDKELKALDLDKKLNASLDFLSAQDHEIRSAEIEAFTAEVRINSEQLVSAHVSLLLWSEREDSLGAYADEALAAIRKMSGARGWVESYDTANLFFAAAPGNSYQGYRGLLMRAENALCYLDLSGSYKKGKEGIRLLDRYRNPLRVELYNTALNNQNALVIGPSGSGKSFTVGSFIIQRHEKGHRQIIIDNGGSYKNALTALDGKYYEYEPEHPLSFNPFLLPKNKAGKRYLSGDKLTFLISLLATLWKGGAKLSQAERSILSLLIPKFYTEAEERILKISDFYSWLEGFIDGGGEELEKMKSSFDFASFLITLQPFVRGEYKEVLNAETDIDISQFPLICFDMARVKSNLLLYPIIALLITELALDQIRAYPNQRKYIYMDEAWSMLADSMGEFVENMYRTVRKNKGSMCIITQGIAEITASAVGPAILANADTQIILNHTDSTQVEKLSHLLGFSPHERDKIHSVRVMKDFRELFIKQGDYGKVYLLEVSPHEMAVLSSKPDERNELSRLIKERAAVSHALDQFVEEKSKNFKQKS
- the traM gene encoding conjugative transposon protein TraM, which produces MNKLRRKHLLIGAGDLKADKGGDARELSSRKKRRLRLYAYVGAGLLLLILAALSIGYLKYIQSSRAAKTPIVMNPVSSEDPAKIKVPTKKEQYLQEIRNRKRNEKKEALEADRLERISMSWEKIYGAKEKEGEAIAVLQEREDVWEKRELENRRALGSRRKKSGENRASPHYAVKEKEFYSKGDYVPKTKSNPKSHNDVRVQQKNEILAKRFSSEQNGEIIFNTLSRGKLKQDEIPIARVRGYIAGDQKIRAGQYIKLRLAEDLLLASGEVLPAASQLMGLCAFGNSRVKAEVQAVYLKGELLPIRLKVFDQDLIEGIAYHDPRIKEREQREVENSANSIYDDLFSEIPYAGAFLNAGRNIARSRLREKSRKVSLPNNYPLIFQVYPN
- a CDS encoding DUF4138 domain-containing protein produces the protein MKKSRSFTAELKMIVLWMLLSLGPFAGRAQLNLSPHQLDTIFVSEAGTTVMIFPQPLSLVDLGSNHFQASTHEKVLLLKARPDSYGILPTTLFVRYGSEGYFQGFLAYAPKPQEPFFDWRAMEFFSPKKKEPDHPLGNAFQKEDKVSKAPGQKVEALGELDKAEITYFQARIDSLKKLGREQLSPRQKRDGLELNLQAVRNDSLYTYLRLGLVNHSSLPFRIKKLELSLREPVRGKSLQDIQGMIALAYKEEPLVLEPYGEEEIYLIFPHSPSRKKARLQVLLQERKGNRSLELAIPYTLILKAPILDE